In one Nicotiana sylvestris chromosome 8, ASM39365v2, whole genome shotgun sequence genomic region, the following are encoded:
- the LOC138875518 gene encoding uncharacterized protein, with the protein MNLVSTIFDKRSYGGWRRALVNALSAKNKLGFIDGILTIPQADSVLQKTWQGNSSVSTYFTKMKSLWDELDALNTFSACVCECECGAKLKNSKAHQDERLLQFLMGLNDIFIGVKSNILLSLPYLPWDKLIHWFNENKGQKGSFDPRKNAGICTYYKKPEHTIDKCYRIHGFPADFKYTKQRKFQENVQENAVFNTNEEGIQGNTNVPGKKSLTQENVTQLLHLLQQVNIGQQGAGTSEASANLSCAGIAKIFNSFACFIQIDSESWILDSGATEHMTFYIIFFINYKALPKPVIVNPPNSHRVKVTHSSSVALLLNLVLHNVLLGHMPLSNMKKISGVSVPSCFTHSTPYLICPMARKSKLLFPSNSISTKKIFELIHVDIWGPYKDPTYDGYKYFLTIVDDYSRGTWTYLLSNKSNAFIVLKSYLIMVQRQFHTKVNIIRSDNASELGSGIVQTRASYLPTATLNNSFPLNLDSSSPLVSFDNQHSTSTPSLTPTVSSPTSYPDTLIRKSTMPHNPPTYLKDYICNAFHLSDEFDSLHKSPVFCPLDHLLTYLLRLDPRQPNLNVALRVLRYLLKDPGLGLFMSSSPSYQLLAFYDSDWATCPNSRKSFSGFYISLGSSPISWK; encoded by the exons ATGAATCTTGTGTCCACAATTTTTGATAAAAGAAGCTATGGTGGATGGAGAAGAGCTCTAGTAAATGCTTTATCTGCAAAAAATAAGCTGGGTTTTATTGATGGAATTCTTACTATTCCACAAGCTGATTCTGTACTTCAAAAGACTTGGCAAG GTAATTCTAGTGTATCAACCTATTTTACTAAGATGAAAAGCTTATGGGATGAGCTTGATGCCTTGAACACTTTCTCAGCATGTGTTTGTGAATGTGAATGTGGAGCTAAGTTGAAGAATTCTAAGGCACATCAGGATGAAAGATTGTTGCAGTTTTTGATGGGTTTGAATGACATATTCATAGGTGTTAAGAGCAATATATTGTTGTCTTTACCCTACCTTCCATGGGACAAGCTTATTCACTG GTTCAATGAAAATAAAGGACAGAAGGGAAGTTTTGATCCTAGAAAGAATGCTGGAATATGTACTTACTACAAAAAACCTGAGCATACTATTGATAAATGCTATAGGATTCATGGATTTCCTGCGGATTTTAAATACACTAAGCAGAGGAAGTTTCAAGAGAATGTGCAGGAAAATGCTGTGTTCAACACAAATGAAGAGGGAATCCAAGGAAATACTAATGTACCAGGAAAAAAGTCACTTACCCAGGAAAATGTGACACAATTATTGCACCTTCTACAACAGGTCAACATAGGACAACAAGGTGCAGGAACCTCTGAAGCTTCTGCAAATCTGAGTTGTGCTGGTATAGCCAAAATTTTCAATTCCTTTGCCTGTTTCATTCAAATTGATAGTGAATCATGGATATTAGATAGTGGAGCAACTGAGCATATGACTTTTTACATAATTTTCTTTATTAACTATAAAGCCTTGCCTAAACCTGTCATAGTCAATCCGCCTAATTCACATAGAGTAAAAGTTACACATTCAAGTTCTGTTGCATTATTACTAAATCTAGTTTTGCACAATGTACT GTTAGGTcatatgcctttgagtaatatgaAGAAAATTTCTGGTGTTTCTGTTCCTTCATGCTTTACTCATTCTACTCCTTATCTTATTTGTCCTATGGCTAGAAAATCCAAGCTTCTTTTTCCTTCAAATTCTATATCAACCAAAAAGATCTTTGAACTAATCCATGTGGATATTTGGGGACCTTACAAGGATCCTACCTATGATGGTTATAAATATTTCCTCACTATAGTTGATGATTACAGTAGAGGGACTTGGACCTACTTACTAAGTAACAAGTCCAATGCTTTCATTGTGTTGAAATCTTATTTAATAATGGTACAGAGGCAATTTCATACAAAAGTTAATATAATCAGATCAGATAATGCTTCTGAATTGGGTTCTGGAATTGTTCAAACAA GGGCTTCTTATCTGCCAACAGCCACATTGAACAATTCATTTCCCTTAAACTTAGACTCCTCCTCACCTTTGGTTTCATTTGACAACCAACACTCTACATCTACTCCTTCTCTTACCCCTACTGTTTCTTCTCCTACTTCTTACCCTG ATACTCTAATTAGAAAATCTACCATGCCTCACAATCCTCCTACATACCTCAAGGATTACATTTGTAATGCTTTTCATCTCTCAGAT GAATTTGATTCTCTCCACAAGTCGCCTGTTTTTTGCCCTCTTGACCATCTTCTCACCTACTTGCTCAGACTG GATCCTAGACAGCCTAATCTTAATGTTGCACTTCGTGTCCTCCGCTATTTATTGAAGGATCCTGGACTTGGGCTCTTTATGTCTTCCTCACCTTCATACCAGCTCCTTGCATTTTATGATTCCGATTGGGCCACTTGCCCTAATTCACGCAAATCCTTTAGTGGCTTCTACATCTCTCTTGGCTCATCCCCAATTTCATGGAAATAA